One Haliaeetus albicilla chromosome 20, bHalAlb1.1, whole genome shotgun sequence genomic window, CGGCGGCCCCGCTTCCTCCACCGgtgcccccggcccggccccccaCCCACAGCTCGGGAGCCCCGCTCCGCCTCGGCCCGGGACGCGCCGGAAGCCGCGTCACCGCCGCCAGCAGGGGCCGCCGGGAGACGGGCCGGACGTAGCGTCACCGGTGGGCGGTGGCGCCGGGCGGAAGCGGGGCGGAAGAGCCCTTCCCGCCGGGAAGCGCCGCCTCGGAGCCCCGGCGGCCCGGGGTGGCGCGGCCCCGCCGAGGGCGGCAGGGCCGGGCAGActcacccctcccccccccgggcaTGGAGCCAGGCGCcgagcaccagcagcagctccgcAGCGTgagggcggccggggccggggctggcgggggctCGGCTGAGGGCCCGGGGGGGGTCGGGCCGGCTGGGCTGGTGGGGGCCTGGgcgctgcggggaggggggccggGTTGGCGGGGGTCCTGGGGTGAGCGTGTGCCGGTGCCGCCTCTCTTCCAGCTGCGGGACTTCCTGCTGGTCTACAACCGGATGACCGAGCTCTGCTTCCGCCACTGCGTCTCCAACCTCAACTACCGCCTGCTCACCGGGCGCGAGGTGAGGCCCCGGGGCTGTCCGGGGGCGGCCAGAGCCCACGGTCCGGCGGGCAGGCCCTGCCTGGAGGCCCCCTCGCCGCTCTGATCCTCCCCGTCCCACAGGAGACGTGCCTTGAGAGCTGTGCCGGCAAGCTGGTCCACGCCAACCACCGCTTGATGCGCGCCTACGTGGCGCTGATGCCCTCCCTCGTGCAGCGCCGCGCTTCCGACTATGAGGCCAGCGCAGCCCAGGCGTCCCAGATCTCCGCCACGGAGGGACCGGCGGCGGTGGCGATGCCTGccctgccaggggctgggggaccaGGAACCGCTCCTGACCCGCTGGCAGCTCCGGGCCCCAGCGGACCCTCGCAAGGGGCTCCGGGTGCTGGCACGTAGCACAGCTGTCATCCTGGGTTGCACCTGCCGACGACGGCAGCAGTGGGCCAGGTGGCGACAGGACGGAGCCAGGCCCCGCGTTACCGGCGGGAGAAGTAACGTCTCGGTGCTGTGGTGCGGTCTGGGCCTCCGCGTGCTGCCGGCAGCCCTGGGCCGGAGCCGCAGATCCACTCTGCGCCCAGACCTGGCCTTGAGCGTCTGCGTCCTCTAGGGCATCAGCATTGAGAGCCTCCTGGCAGTGGCCAAGCCTGTTCTGTgccagctggggctggtggggggtGCAGAGGGCAccaaaaaagaaatggcagtGTCTGCCCTTCCAGCCAGGGGAGTTCCCTCCTGAACTGTGTCCTAACAGCTCCTGTGCTGGGTTTTCCTGCTCCAGACCTGGGGCACTAGTATTGCAAGGAAATGGTTTCCTAGtgctaataaaacattttttcattaacGTTTTGCTGTTAATGTGTCGTGAGGGTGAGTAGAGCCATGGCCCCGCTGGTCCCTCCTGGATGGTGCACCCCATGGGGGCAAGGGCTGCTGTCCCTGGGGCGCAGGGTTGGTGTTGCTCGTTCTGGGAGCCCTTTTGGAGTCCTTCCCCACTTTGGCTGTTGGCATCAGAACAGGCTGCAGGGTATGGCTCTGTGGGTACGAGCCCTTCCTCAGTGAGGCAGCAGAACTATCCTCGTGGAGCACAGACAGGTCTGGCCCTGGGTACAGCAAGGAGGTGGTGGAGGCAGCTGAACCCAGTGGGCTTCAGAGTGGGGTCATTTCAAGGCTGTGGTGGGTTGGGGCTTGCCAGGTCCAGCCACTGAGGCCAAGTGCTTTCCCGGGTGGTGCAGGGCATGCCAGCAGTGTTGGTGCGGTGGTGCAGCCCCCCGGGCCACGCTGCAACGTCAGGACCAGCCAATGTCATGTTCTTGTGCAGCGAGTTGGGACAGTCTGGTACTTCCTTATCCCAACTACAGTACAGTGAGTCAGGACAATTAGGCACCCCCCAACTGCACCTTGGGCTCCTGTTGCCTGGATCTGTACCTGAGACTCCTGCTGCCTGCGTTGTGACTCACTTTTGTCATTGCCTGACAAGAATTAATGGCTAGAATGGAATTACACTGACCAAAGCCAGTCATCTCACAAACTGATAAACAGTGGTCCCAagtgaggccctttgagctctcctggactgcagcgggctgtgaccagcatctcccactGAGGGGGATGCTTCTTGGAGCTCGTGGACTCTCCAGTTTGCAAAAATCGGAGGACCGTTGCTGAAAGCTGACAACGGGACCTGGGCTGATACCCTTTGCCCGTTGAAGCTCAACCCTTTGCCTGCTGAGAAATAATGAGGCATTTGATGTGAATGTTTCACTGAATGAAAGGgtaatttttaacaggtatacctctgtttgtatatatctatatctatctcTTAGTGTCTGTCTGCGTGCGTGTGTGAATTGACCTGGGTATCCAATAGTAGGTATAGTATAAATATTGCCCTTTCGAATCTATAATTAAGTCACTGTTGTGATTGTAGTAAATACTATTGAATCACTTTGTAAATGTTAAATCAGTCAAGGATTAAGTGCTGCTAAATCTTGTGATCCTCCTTAAGCTGTGGATGAATCTTagatggctgctgctgcacacaTATAATCCCTTAAAACATAAACCGTTGCCCAAGTCTGGGgctaggagtggatccagccacacctaagGTCCttcaggagtttagaaagcaagggggtcttccctgaaccttgtgactcagtGGGAGGGGCTTCCCCTACCCTTTTGTGTCTTCGGTCTCTGCATAAATCATTCTAGTTTGATTCCAACTTGACTGCCTTTGTACACTTCATCCACGTGTTAAGTAATAGAGCGAACCTTGCCATCCAACTTTGTGAAGTCGCGCTTTTATAAACTCCTATTGCATCACTTTTGCTAATACCCTTGACGATGATTCTTTAAGTGGCCCAAACCACTCATTTGCAATGGTGACAGGCATGGAGTGCGCAAGGTGTTGCCTCTGCTGGCAACCACGTAAACATCCAGCCTTGCCCCACACCTGACTGGCACATGCTGCCGCTCCGGCTCCTGTCTTGCTGGCGAGGATTGATGGATGCCGGTGGAGCGTGGGCGCTGGGTGCCCGCACTGGCGCTCTGCCCGGGAGGTGCCCCAGGCCCCGCTCTGCTCTGGCCCCACACAGGCTGCTCGGGCTGGAAGCCAGCTGGCACCGCCACCTCCCCGAGGGACAGCCACCGGCTGAGACATCTTTGCCTTCCTCTCCCTGGGTCCGGCAGCCCAGCCCACGGAGGCTGGTGACACTGCTCACCGCACACTGGGACCCCCTGCCAtggctgggggctgcggggctgccaCGGCGGAGCTGCTGCTAAGGGGCTCACCGCCAGCATGggccaggggctgcagccccacGTGGGGcccagatgtggcctcaccagcgcTTCCCCTGGTGCAGGATCCAGTGCACAGCAGCCATCACTTCTGGGGTGTGGTGCTGCCGCGGAGCCCCCGACTCAGTGCCACCAGTTCGGGCActgctgggcagcacagggcaTGGCGCATCCCGGCTTTGGCCGGCCCGGAGCTGACATAGGCAAGAGACGGGCTCACGTGAAAGCAGCATGCTTGCTTCTGGTGCAGTGAGCTTTTGGGTTTCGTATTGCAGAGACTGGAAACATTTATACAATAGAAATAAAAGAGCATAAGCTTAACATACGTTTGATGTCAGGCTCTAGTTCTGGCTACGATTAAGTAAACTTTGGCGCATTTTTCTGAATTCTCAGTGACCCAGTATTGGTTTACCTCTTACCACAACGATGCAAAACCCGCACTGGCGTCTGTCTCCTGCTGAACCCACATGCCGACGGCTGCTCCTGCTGGCGGCTGCACcctgtgctggcacagcccaCAGCTGCTTCACACCGTAGCACTGCTCTGAGTCAGTTGGGGTCAGGAGAAGCTGCTGGGATGGCTTTGTGTGACAACAGATGGATTTGACAAAAAAGAGGGAACTCGGGCCATTTGTTTCGTTTTGTTTATCATCTCTTTCAAATACTTGCAAGCTCTTGGCACCGTGCATCGTCTGCCCTTGCATTTACCAGcatgcaggagctggaggaagggaaggggaagggaactCTGTAGTGCAGTTCCTCTTTGGCTCATAGTTAACATGGATCTCCCATCTGCCACGTTTAAGGGACTAAGCTGTTGCAGATGCTGAAAACTGAAGCCCGTTGAAGATTTGTCACGTAAGAGCAGCCCCTCTGATATTTTTCCAGGGCCTTTCTTGCCATACGTCCTTAGATGGCAAATCCAGCTGTGCTGTGGCAGTGGCCAGCTGTGAGCAGTGTTACCAGGGAGGTTCAGTCTGGCTGCCAGCAGGGAGCCAGGAGAGGTCCCTgaagcagctgcgtggtgtaGGCACAGGGTGCCTGGCAGAACATCTTCCTTGCCTTGGCGAGGTCCCTCGGCAAAGGTTGCCGAGGAGCGACTGGTGCCATGGAGAAAGGGGGCAGGTCCTTTGTTGGGAAGTGACCGAGTAAAGAACAGGAGCAGGGGAGAAGGTTGTTTTTCCCTGCGGAAGGAGGTCGCCAGGGAAGTCCCACAGAGACCCCTGCGGGGACCACTGCTGGTCAGCCTGTGCACAAGCGATCTGGATGCACTGTGGCAGAGAGGGAGGCGAGAAAGTCTATTCACAGCACTGAGCTAACTAACACAGCTAATTAAGCtctgaggagctgcagcaggacaTCGCAGTACTGTGTGATACAGGGGCAGGATAAACTCAGTGTAAATAAATGGAAAGGGGCACCCATTTCACATTTTGCCTGTGAAGTGATGAGTTCTGAGCTGGCCACTGCCACTCAGGGGTCAGATCTCCAGGGGATGACAGCTGTTTCTATGCAAATGGCAGTTCAGTTCTCAGGGATGGTCAAAAAGCAAATCAAGTGCTAGGAAAAGGAGTGAAAGTAATAGTGGAGGACAAAAGAGAACCTCCTTATGGTCCTCTTCTCAAACTGGAAAAGGTCCAGGGAGTGGCAGCAAGGgtggtcagagggctggagcaagTGAGCAGGCTGTGCATCCTTGGTGGGAAAAGATGCTTGCTCCATTCCTGTACTGGATCCTGGTCTGACCAAGAGCGGTTGCTGAGTGGGGCAGTAGTTGCTCTTTCAGTCTGTCTCAGAATACGGCTTTAACAAAAGCTGCTTTGCGTAATGCAAGTTATTTAGGTCTGTTGATTTCAAAGTGTTATGTTCTAGCAAATACTTAACATCCTTCTAAATTTCTTGTCCTTTCTTGCTTGCCAAGAACCGACAGCTTCACAGCCgaagaaagtggaaaagatCTCACAAGCTGCTTCTGTCTGAAAATTTCCTCCTGACCGAGTTTAATGTGGGCTTTCCTCAGCTGTGGGAAATGAACATTTTTGCAGCATCAGCTACACCTGTTGCTGGCTGCGACTGTCCTCTGCTCACTGCTGTGCAATGCAGCGGAGCACAGACGCTGGCCCCACAGCCGCCCGGCCGTCAGCTAGTCTTGCTCAAAGATTTGTCTGCAGCACCCTTTGTGCTAAAATTTATGGATTAGAATGTTCCAGGCACTCCAGTGATTTACTTTGGGCTACCTAGTGGCTTCAGCATCCATCTCCCAAACTAAGCCCTCCCATTATGAGACAGTGTTTCTCCTACATATGGCAAGCTGATATTTGCAGCAAACACCCAGTTCCCTTCCCCGGAGGGCGCGGTCCCAAGACACCTCTGACAGACGCATGGTGCCGAGCTGTCAGCTGTAAAAGAAATGCTGGTGTCCTTAACAGCAGTTACGTCATTTTCCTCACACACATGCACTTATTTTAATCCATGTTATTGCTCCTAATCAGATTATAGGCAGAAAGTCTTGGCAGGTCTGTCTGTGTGCATAAGCAGGTGAGTGTGAAGCCACACATGGGGAGACTGATGTGAGAATCCTTGCTGTAACCTGGCTGCTTGATGTCTGGCAGCGACAGAGGACAGGACCCTCGGGGTATCTGTCATCTTTACAGGTTCCAGGCTTGCACGGAGCAGCTCCAGGTGCCAGAAATTCCTCTTCCCAGAGGGCTGCTCATTTGCCTCCCCAGGCTAGCCATCACACGGCAGAACTGCTGTCAGTCCTGCTGTTTGGCGTTACTTTTCTCCTGgttgtttttctcctctgctgtccAGCTCCCGCAGTCTGAGCCTCCCCAGACTGCAGTGGTTCCCACTGAAGCCGAGATAGGTCTCCCGTGCTGTCCCCACCTGCAGTACAGCCAGTGTCACAGACACTGCCCATGGCCTGACATGgtgctgggcagctttcagcCCTGCTGCCAAGACATGGCTACGAGGATCTCAGCGGTGTTGGATCTGATTCCTAGTGTGCCCCCGGTGTGGAATCAGCTCTGACATGTACAATGCAGTCAGGGACCTGCAAAGCTGTCAGCACAggtcctcttctccctgctcatTGCTCTGCCCGATGCTACACATCTCATGCCACTTGTCCTGACAGTAAAACCTTTTAGAGCCTCATTTATTGGATGTTATGTTACTGGAGATGTTTCTCTATCAGGATAGAAGTATATAGACCAGGACTCTTACACAAAGAGCATAGCATGCCAGTTTTATGGACCATTCATCATATGGATAACCAGGTGTTCTTCCAAGGGGTGCTGAAGAGGGTTCCTAATTGCTtccatatataaaaaaaatactttcataaGTGATCTGGTTGATGGGATCAAGTGTACCCTGAagaagtttgctgatgataccaaaaTGAGTGGGGAAGTGGATACTTCAGAAGggagagccaccctgcaggaagacctggataggctggaagagtgggctaaCAAGAACCTTCTGAAGTTCAATAAGGACAAGTGTAAGGTCTGGCACctgggaaaacataatccaggagtgcagcacaggctgggatctagccagctggggagcagctctgtggaaagggacttgggggtcctggtggacgtcaagctcagctgctgctgcagcaaagcaagctAACAGGATGCTGGGTTATGTCAACACGGGCATCACCAacagagataaagaagtcattatcccactctactcagcgcttgtcaggccacacctggaatactgtgatCGGTTTTGGTCCCTGCTATACAAAAAAGTtgtggacaggctggaaagggtccagagaagggccacaaagatgatccAAGGACTGTGAAGCCTGCcttatgaggaaaggctgagagaatggggtttgttcagccttgagaaatgAAGGCTTAGGGGATACcttatcaccatgttccagtattttAAGAGTGGCTATAAAGAAGATGGAcactccctttttacaaggagtcacatggaaaagacgaggggtaatgggtacaagttactcctggggaGATTCCAACTGGATGCAAGAGGAAATTTTtcacagtgagaacaatcagccattggaataatctccctagggaagtggtggattccccaacattggacacttttaagattcagatggacagggtgctgggccacCTTGTCTAGAccgtgcttttgccaagaaaggttgggCCAGATGATCCataaagtcccttccaacctggcaGTCTACGATTCTATGAAAAAGAGGAGTTGGAGCCATTGCAGAGGTCTCTGACAAGCTCCTCCATTGGGAGGAGCATTCTCCACTGGGAAAGATGTGTTTTGCCCATAAACAATGTCACAGAAAATTCAGCCAAGAACAATGGCATCTGCCTAGGCTTTCAAGAAGATAGTGTATGTGTGGGACGAGAACTAAGATTCCTTTCTTGAACTCTATTCCTTTGTCACTGACATTTTGCAGCTATctttgaaaaggcaaaatgatCCAGAACAGTTTAAACTAGGGGCCCTGGTGATTTATATTATTTTGGGGAAATAATTTATCCTAAAGGCAAGTGGACAGATTTGTTTGGCCAATGGCTGCCAAATTGCTTACTGTAATGAGCAGGGTGAGAGCAGTGTACAGCAGCTGATGACACATCTTTGTGCACTGCAGCTTGCACAACTGCTTGAAGTTTTGTGCAGCTGATTAGTGCAACAGGAGCTCACAGGCATAAGTGGACCCTCACGGCGCAGCTGATGATGGCTTATTACGGCAATTCTGAACTCATGACCTACCCAGGGATGCCAGATCTCAT contains:
- the TIMM10B gene encoding mitochondrial import inner membrane translocase subunit Tim10 B codes for the protein MEPGAEHQQQLRSLRDFLLVYNRMTELCFRHCVSNLNYRLLTGREETCLESCAGKLVHANHRLMRAYVALMPSLVQRRASDYEASAAQASQISATEGPAAVAMPALPGAGGPGTAPDPLAAPGPSGPSQGAPGAGT